A stretch of the Planktothricoides raciborskii GIHE-MW2 genome encodes the following:
- a CDS encoding serine/threonine protein kinase produces the protein MTTRLLNNRYQIISALGSGGFGETFLAEDTQMPSRRRCVIKQLKPVTGDPQTYQLIKERFGREAAVLEQLGEKHNQIPKLYAYFELNGEFYLVQEWISGETITNKMQKSGQFSDCQVRDLLTSLLPVLDFVHNQKMLHRDIKPDNIIFRQIDGLPVLIDFGAVKETMNTVVTSSGGGVPSIAIGTPGFMPAEQAAGRPVYSSDLYALGMTGIYLLTGKMPQELETDSRTGQLLWRNYAPQVSPNLALVLDRAIRFNPGDRYHSASEMLNALQPQNQGNVASNMATVAVSPRYSYAGNSQTTTTNLSQSSKALWLPIAFVIVIIFSATFAGSFAIMQNRKASVSSSSSDSNNQPTVTDNSRWSDNPNSTGDRESNSPESNPTSVYPDATASTNNTSPQPTQSSPPETTPEIANIPPTPEKNPTVATQPQTQPETSNIPPNPEKIPPAETQPETQLEIPNDSSKTEANQPSEPIAKPSRSEAIRNYYNLINQRQYSATWDQLSPNFKATKSGSYQDYQGWWNQVNKVEVAKTNVREVNEDTALVNTELTYYMKDGRVSPERLEILLIWDADSQQWLIDETRRY, from the coding sequence ATGACAACTAGACTTTTAAACAATCGCTATCAAATTATTTCAGCCCTAGGCAGCGGCGGGTTTGGTGAGACTTTTTTGGCAGAAGATACCCAAATGCCTTCGCGCCGTCGTTGCGTGATTAAACAACTCAAACCTGTTACGGGCGATCCCCAAACTTATCAACTGATTAAAGAACGCTTTGGCCGCGAAGCCGCTGTTTTAGAACAGTTAGGGGAGAAACACAATCAAATTCCCAAATTATATGCTTATTTTGAACTTAACGGAGAATTTTATTTAGTTCAAGAATGGATTTCTGGGGAAACTATCACCAATAAAATGCAAAAATCCGGTCAATTTAGCGATTGCCAAGTCCGAGATTTACTCACCAGTTTACTGCCAGTCTTAGATTTTGTCCACAACCAAAAAATGCTCCATCGAGATATTAAACCGGATAACATTATTTTTCGCCAAATTGATGGTTTGCCGGTCTTAATTGACTTCGGGGCAGTGAAAGAAACAATGAACACGGTGGTGACAAGTTCTGGGGGCGGCGTTCCTTCCATTGCTATTGGTACACCCGGATTTATGCCCGCCGAACAAGCGGCGGGAAGACCCGTTTATTCTAGTGATTTATATGCCTTGGGAATGACGGGCATTTATTTATTAACTGGCAAAATGCCCCAAGAGTTAGAAACCGACTCCAGAACTGGACAACTTCTTTGGCGGAATTATGCCCCGCAAGTGAGTCCAAATTTAGCCTTGGTACTGGATCGGGCGATTAGATTTAATCCCGGCGATCGCTACCACAGCGCATCAGAAATGCTCAACGCTTTGCAGCCACAAAATCAAGGAAATGTGGCATCGAATATGGCGACCGTGGCCGTGTCCCCAAGATATTCTTATGCGGGTAATTCTCAAACAACTACGACCAACTTAAGTCAATCATCCAAAGCACTTTGGCTGCCGATCGCCTTTGTGATAGTGATAATTTTTAGTGCCACATTTGCCGGAAGTTTTGCCATCATGCAAAACCGAAAAGCCTCTGTTTCTAGCTCTTCCTCTGACTCCAATAATCAGCCAACCGTCACCGATAATTCCCGATGGTCAGATAACCCTAATTCTACAGGCGATCGCGAATCAAATTCCCCAGAAAGTAACCCGACTTCAGTCTATCCTGATGCCACTGCATCAACCAACAACACATCACCGCAACCGACTCAATCCTCACCCCCAGAAACCACACCAGAAATTGCCAATATTCCCCCAACCCCTGAGAAAAATCCTACCGTAGCAACCCAGCCCCAAACTCAGCCGGAAACCTCAAATATTCCCCCAAATCCTGAAAAAATTCCCCCCGCAGAAACCCAACCGGAAACCCAACTAGAAATTCCAAATGACTCATCTAAAACTGAGGCAAATCAGCCATCCGAACCCATCGCCAAACCTTCCCGGTCTGAAGCAATTAGAAATTACTATAACCTGATTAATCAACGGCAATATTCTGCTACTTGGGATCAGCTTTCTCCCAACTTTAAAGCCACTAAATCAGGCAGCTATCAAGATTACCAGGGTTGGTGGAACCAGGTAAACAAAGTAGAAGTTGCTAAAACTAATGTGAGGGAAGTTAATGAAGATACTGCCTTAGTAAATACTGAGTTAACTTACTATATGAAAGATGGCAGAGTTTCCCCAGAAAGGTTAGAAATTTTGCTGATTTGGGATGCCGATAGTCAGCAATGGCTGATTGACGAAACTCGTCGATATTAA
- a CDS encoding ABC transporter substrate-binding protein — protein MIHWQRLFGLFALCLLLTVSCGQGFQNSADNSGNSGNSGNSGNLGGDRISLGTTAKLRTIDPADAYDLTAGYLLNSLGDPLYRYNEKSEIIPQLATELPKISADGLTYTIPLRQGVIFHDRTPFNAEAMVFSLRRFIENQGQPSFLLSDVVKSITATGEYEITITLKQPFAAFTALLTFAGTCAVSPTYYQIGPGQFKPDTFVGTGRYQLATYGTDSLKLDIFSDYWGEKPANQGVYIQRLSNSVNLYNAFTTGAVDVAYEVLDPNQIRSLENQAEKQKWQVLSTEGNSVTYWMLNIRQSPLNNPEFRKILASLVDRNLLIERVSQGQAEPLYSLIPSTFSVYQPVFAKFNQVNQGDSLATAKDWLKQAGYSRENPLKIEVWYPSSSPVRNAVATALKAIAQQKLDGLLELQPQSVEFTTYTANLDKGIYQTVLYTWIPDFLDPDNFTHPFLSCVQGSPSTGCDNGASQSQGSFYYSDRANQLINQQRQELNPQKREQLFAQIQELTAEDIPYIPLFQNKDYAFAQKGITGVNLNPAQIFPLWQIQKK, from the coding sequence ATGATCCATTGGCAACGTCTTTTTGGCTTATTTGCTCTCTGCTTACTTTTAACTGTCAGTTGTGGGCAGGGATTCCAAAATTCAGCGGATAATTCTGGCAATTCTGGCAATTCTGGCAATTCTGGCAATTTGGGAGGCGATCGCATCTCGTTGGGGACGACGGCCAAATTACGCACCATTGACCCCGCTGATGCTTATGATTTAACCGCTGGTTATTTACTGAATAGCTTAGGCGATCCGCTTTATCGCTACAACGAAAAATCAGAAATTATCCCCCAATTAGCCACGGAACTGCCGAAAATTAGTGCCGATGGATTAACTTATACAATACCCCTCCGTCAAGGGGTGATTTTTCACGATCGCACCCCGTTTAATGCTGAGGCAATGGTATTTTCCCTGCGCCGATTTATAGAAAATCAAGGGCAACCTTCTTTTTTACTTTCTGACGTAGTAAAATCCATCACCGCTACGGGAGAATATGAAATTACGATTACCCTGAAACAACCCTTTGCTGCCTTTACTGCTTTATTAACATTTGCGGGGACTTGTGCCGTATCCCCAACCTATTATCAAATTGGCCCTGGTCAATTTAAACCCGATACTTTTGTGGGGACTGGTCGCTATCAATTAGCTACTTATGGCACTGATTCCTTAAAGTTAGATATTTTCTCCGACTATTGGGGAGAAAAACCCGCCAATCAAGGGGTATATATTCAAAGGTTATCTAATTCTGTCAACTTATATAATGCTTTTACGACGGGTGCGGTGGATGTCGCTTATGAAGTTCTCGACCCTAATCAAATTAGAAGTCTAGAAAACCAGGCAGAAAAACAAAAATGGCAAGTGCTTTCTACCGAGGGAAATTCGGTTACATATTGGATGCTGAATATTCGTCAATCTCCGTTAAATAATCCAGAATTTAGGAAAATTTTAGCGTCTCTGGTGGATCGCAACCTGTTAATTGAACGAGTCAGCCAGGGTCAAGCGGAACCCCTTTATAGTTTAATTCCCAGTACCTTTTCCGTTTATCAACCTGTGTTTGCCAAGTTTAATCAAGTTAATCAAGGGGATAGTTTAGCCACCGCTAAAGACTGGTTAAAACAGGCGGGATATAGTCGAGAAAATCCGTTAAAAATCGAAGTTTGGTATCCGTCTAGTTCCCCGGTTAGAAATGCGGTGGCTACGGCTTTAAAAGCGATCGCCCAACAAAAATTAGATGGACTTTTAGAACTGCAACCCCAAAGCGTTGAGTTTACTACTTATACCGCTAACTTGGATAAAGGAATTTATCAAACGGTCTTATATACCTGGATTCCCGACTTTCTAGATCCCGACAATTTTACCCATCCGTTTTTGAGTTGCGTTCAAGGTTCTCCCAGTACAGGATGTGATAATGGGGCTAGTCAATCCCAAGGGTCATTTTATTATAGCGATCGCGCCAATCAACTAATCAATCAACAGCGGCAAGAACTAAATCCCCAAAAGCGGGAACAACTATTTGCTCAAATTCAAGAGTTAACCGCTGAAGATATTCCTTATATTCCCTTATTCCAAAATAAAGATTATGCTTTTGCCCAAAAAGGCATCACTGGGGTCAACTTAAATCCTGCCCAAATCTTTCCCCTTTGGCAAATTCAAAAAAAATGA
- the cobW gene encoding cobalamin biosynthesis protein CobW, with translation MHKIPVTVITGFLGSGKTTTIRHLLQNNQGRRIAVLVNEFGEVGIDGDLLQSCQVCDDENEAVAVNPNIVELTNGCLCCTVQEEFLPTMQEILKRRDQLDCMVIETSGLALPKPLVQAFRWPEIRNHSTVDGVVTVVDCEALAKGQIVGDLEALEAQRQADPNLEHETPISELFEDQLNCADLVLLTKVDLVDSQTQQNVSSWLRSQVREGVKIVPCDSGNIPPELLLGFNAAVEDNLDSRPSHHDTEEDHEHDDDINSVHILLDKGFEPASLVKRLASLVASEEIYRIKGFVAVPNKAMRLVLQGVGQRFDYFYDRPWQPTEPRQTRLVFIGRGLNQGKIEQAMI, from the coding sequence ATGCACAAAATACCTGTCACAGTTATCACCGGATTTTTAGGTTCAGGAAAAACCACTACCATTCGGCATCTCTTGCAAAATAACCAAGGCCGCCGCATTGCGGTTTTAGTCAATGAATTTGGCGAAGTGGGTATTGATGGAGACCTGCTGCAATCGTGTCAAGTTTGTGACGATGAAAATGAGGCTGTTGCCGTCAACCCGAATATTGTGGAACTAACAAATGGTTGCTTATGCTGCACAGTCCAAGAAGAATTTTTGCCGACGATGCAGGAAATTTTAAAGCGGCGAGATCAACTCGATTGTATGGTGATTGAAACGTCGGGATTAGCACTACCTAAACCCCTGGTTCAAGCCTTCCGCTGGCCGGAAATTCGCAACCATTCCACGGTGGATGGAGTGGTGACAGTGGTAGACTGTGAAGCTTTGGCCAAAGGCCAAATTGTTGGGGATCTTGAAGCCTTGGAAGCCCAACGCCAAGCTGACCCAAATTTAGAGCATGAAACACCGATTTCTGAACTGTTTGAAGACCAACTAAATTGTGCCGATTTGGTACTTTTAACTAAAGTTGATTTAGTGGATAGCCAAACGCAACAGAATGTGAGCAGTTGGTTGCGATCGCAAGTGCGAGAGGGGGTGAAAATTGTCCCCTGTGACAGTGGCAATATTCCCCCTGAATTACTATTAGGATTTAATGCGGCAGTAGAAGATAACTTAGACAGTCGTCCGAGTCACCATGATACGGAAGAAGATCACGAACATGATGATGATATTAATTCAGTTCATATTCTGCTCGATAAAGGGTTTGAACCAGCCAGTTTAGTCAAGCGTCTTGCTTCCCTGGTGGCATCGGAAGAAATTTATCGCATTAAAGGATTTGTGGCGGTGCCAAATAAAGCCATGCGTTTAGTGTTGCAGGGTGTGGGACAGCGGTTTGATTATTTTTACGATCGCCCCTGGCAACCCACTGAACCTCGGCAAACTCGCTTAGTTTTTATTGGTCGTGGTTTGAATCAAGGGAAAATTGAACAAGCGATGATTTGA
- a CDS encoding DUF1636 domain-containing protein: MTKHCLFVCTTCASVWQDGKKVGVSGGEKLLDQLSQLHETWDLREKISLEPVACMSACSRSCVISLASPGKYTYLFGDLSADEASLPETAAAVLDCAGQYFAKADGLLAWSERPEPMKKGAIARIPPLSPLLSPLSVTA, encoded by the coding sequence ATGACAAAACATTGTTTATTTGTTTGCACCACTTGCGCCAGTGTTTGGCAAGACGGCAAAAAAGTTGGCGTCAGCGGTGGAGAAAAACTGCTAGATCAATTGTCCCAATTACATGAAACTTGGGATTTACGAGAAAAGATATCTCTTGAACCTGTGGCTTGTATGAGTGCTTGTAGTCGTTCTTGTGTGATTTCCTTGGCGTCGCCGGGAAAATATACTTATCTGTTTGGTGATTTGAGTGCGGATGAAGCCAGTTTACCGGAAACTGCGGCGGCAGTTTTAGATTGTGCTGGTCAATATTTTGCCAAAGCTGATGGGTTGTTGGCTTGGTCAGAACGCCCAGAACCCATGAAAAAAGGCGCGATCGCCCGTATTCCTCCTTTATCCCCATTGTTATCCCCATTGTCTGTCACTGCTTAA